From Lonchura striata isolate bLonStr1 chromosome 3, bLonStr1.mat, whole genome shotgun sequence, one genomic window encodes:
- the TPBG gene encoding trophoblast glycoprotein, producing the protein MPGRGALCLGLLLPVLLRCGSAQPGGCPALCECSEPARTVKCVNRNLTAVPPDLPPYVRSLFITGNPLTDLPAGAFPAQRLPDLASLNLSGNHLRTVEAGSLALPALRQLDLSGNALASFSPQAFGEGGSPLEELALRGALRNHSVLLSLAALLQSGALRNLSRLELADNELLLLPAGMFTALPALRQLDLSNNSLVGLRNVSFQGLGQLQSLNLSDNSLGVLGNSTLAQFRSLPALRHIVLRRNTWVCDCAIEDLVTWLKESDQVEGKEALTCASPDKMLGKALLKINGSDLNCSVPVDLPSQLQTSYVFLGIVLALIGAIFLLVLYLNRKGIKKWMHNIRDACRDHMEGYHYRYEINADPRLTNLSSNSDV; encoded by the coding sequence aTGCCGGGGCGCGGCGcgctctgcctggggctgctgctgcccgtCCTGCTGCGCTGCGGCTCGGCGCAGCCCGGCGGCTGCCCGGCCCTCTGCGAGTGCTCGGAGCCGGCCAGGACGGTGAAGTGCGTGAACAGGAACCTGACGGCGGTGCCCCCCGACCTGCCGCCCTACGTGCGCAGCCTCTTCATCACCGGCAACCCCCTGACCGACCTGCCGGCCGGCGCCTTCCCCGCCCAGCGCCTGCCCGACCTCGCTTCCCTCAACCTCAGCGGCAACCACCTGCGGACCGTGGAGGCCGGCTCCCTCGCCCTGCCCGCCCTGCGGCAGCTGGACCTCAGCGGCAACGCGCTGGCCTCCTTCAGCCCGCAGGCCTTCGGGGAGGGCGGCAGCCCGCTGGAGGAGCTGGCCCTCCGCGGGGCCCTGCGCAACCACAGCGTCCTGCTCAGCCTGGCCGCCCTGCTGCAGTCCGGGGCCCTGCGCAACCTCAGCCGCCTGGAGCTGGCCGACAacgagctgctgctgctgcccgccGGCATGTTCACTGCCCTGCCGGCCCTGCGGCAGCTCGACCTCAGCAACAACTCCCTGGTGGGCCTGCGAAATGTCTCTTTTCAGGGACTGGGCCAGCTGCAGAGCCTCAACCTCAGCGACAACTCCCTGGGTGTGCTGGGGAACAGTACCCTGGCCCAGTTCCGCAGCCTGCCCGCGCTCCGGCACATCGTCCTGCGCCGCAACACCTGGGTCTGTGACTGTGCCATCGAGGACCTGGTGACCTGGCTTAAAGAGAGCGACCAGGTGGAGGGCAAAGAAGCCCTGACCTGTGCCTCGCCCGACAAGATGTTGGGCAAAGCCCTGCTGAAGATCAATGGCTCGGACCTGAACTGCTCTGTGCCCGTAGACCTGCCTTCCCAGCTACAGACTTCATACGTCTTCCTGGGGATAGTTTTAGCTCTCATTGGGGCCATATTTCTCCTAGTTTTGTACTTGAACCGAAAAGGAATCAAAAAGTGGATGCACAACATCAGAGATGCCTGTAGGGATCACATGGAGGGCTACCACTACAGATATGAGATCAATGCAGACCCCAGGTTAACAAACCTCAGCTCCAACTCGGATGTCTGA